The Burkholderia latens genome segment TTCGGTCATCGGTGTCTCCGGTCTCATGCAAGGCTGGTAAGTGAATCAAACGCGCCCCTTGCATTGCCCGCCGGGATGCGCTTAAATGTTCTATATACGAACATAAGATCGTGTATCGAACGTTCAACGCATCATAGGGAGTGCGGGGACGACCTGTCAAGCGCGCGGTCCGTCGCGCGGTTGGCGTGCCGGGCCCCATGCGCTATCTTCTCGGCTGCACGACAATCCGACCGTTCATGACCATCGAAGACATCCAGACCAAACCGGGCGACTCCTACGTACAGTCGTTCGCGCGCGGCCTTGCGGTAATCCGCGCATTCGACGCGCAACGCCCGGAGCAGACGCTCACCGAGGTCGCGTCGGCCACCGGGCTCACGCGCGCGGGCGCGCGCCGGATCCTGCTGACGCTGCAGACGCTCGGCTACGTCGAAGCCGACGGCCGGCTGTTCCGCCTCACGCCGAAGATCCTCGAGCTCGGCTTCGCATACCTGACGTCGATGCCGTTCTGGAATCTTGCCGATCCGGTGATGGAGCAACTGTCCGCGCAGATCCACGAAAGCTGCTCGGCCGCCGTGCTCGACCGCACCGAGATCGTGTACGTGCTGCGTGTGCCGACCCGCAAGATCATGACGATCAACCTGTCGATCGGCAGCCGGCTGCCCGCGTACTGCACGTCGATGGGCCGCGTGCTGCTGTCCGCGCTCGACGATGCGGCGCTCGACGAAACGCTCGCGCAAAGCGGCATTCGCGCGCACACGCCGCGCACGATCACCGATATCGGCGAATTGAAGGCGACGATCGCGCAGGTGCGCCAGCAAGGCTGGGCCGTGGTCGATCAGGAACTCGAAGTGGGCCTGATGTCGATCTCCGCGCCGATCCGCAACCGGCGCGGGCAGGTGATCGCCGCGATGAACATCAGCGGCAACGCGCAGCGGCATACCGCGAAGCAGATGGTGAAGGAGTTTCTGGGGCCGCTGCAGCAGGCCGCGCAGACGGTGTCGGAACTCGTCGCTCGGCGAGGGTGAGCGGTTGCTTCGCTCGCCGGACGGGCCGCACACGACCGTTCGCGGATTGCGCGGACAAAAAGACGGGCGGCAGGAGCCGCCCGCTCAACTCTCTGACTCTGCTTGCAACTTGCTTCGTGCGGAACACTGGGCGCGCTCCGCATCGGCAAATTTAGGGATGCGCCAAAACACCGTCAATTTGACGAGAACGAAATTGCGCCGCATCGCTCTGACACACGGCCATCCCGCCGATCGCGCATCCGGCAGCATCCCGTTTCGCATCGGCATCGTGCCCGTGATGCGCCCGACGGGCGCGCCGGCAGCCGCCCGCATCGCGCATCAGTCCATCGACTCGCGCGCCGTCTCGCGCAGCATCGCGACCGCGACCAGCGACAGCACCACGCACGCGGCCACATAGCCTGCCGGCGCGAGTTTGCTGCCCGTGATCTTCACGAGCCACGTCGCGATCAGCTGTGCGGTGCCGCCGAAGATCGTCACCGCAAGCGCGTACGCGATCGAGATGCCGGTCGCGCGCACGTGGCGCGGCAGCGACTCGCACATCAACGCCATTTCGGATGCCGACCCGAGCGAATAGAACAGCAGCATCAGCGCGGTAAGCGGCAGGATCACCGACAGCGTCGGATGATGGTTCATCAGCCAGAACGCCGGAAACAGCAGCAGCACGAGCACGCCGCGCCCGACGAAGATCGGCATGCGCCGGCTGCCGAGACGATCCGACAGCCAGCCGAACAGCGGACACGTCACCAGCATCACGCAACCCGACGCGACGCCGACGAACATCGACAGCTTCATCGGCAGCCCGAGCGTATGAATCGCGTAGGTCGGCATGTAGAAAGTCAGGATGTAGGTCGACACCGTGCCGCCCATCACCGTCAGCATCAACAGCAGCACCGTGCGCGTGTGCTTCGAGAACAGCTCGCGCAGCACGCCGCGTTCGATCGCGTGATGGTTGTCGCCGGGCGCATCATCCGCGAGCCGGCGCCGCAAAATCATCCCAACCGGCGCGATCAGCACGCCCACGAGGAACGGCAGACGCCAGCCCCAGCCTTCGAGCGCATCCTTCGTCAGCGTGTTGGACAGCAGCGCCGCGAAACCCGAACCCATCAGCGCCGCGCCGCCCTGCGTCGCGAGCTGCCAGCTCGCGCGGAACGCGCGGCGCGACGTGCCGCCCTGCTCGATCAGCGTCGACGTCGCCGCGCCGAATTCGCCGCCCTGCGAAAAGCCCTGCATCAGCCGCGCGCAGACCACCAACAGCGGCGCGGCCACGCCGATCTGCGCGTAGGTCGGCGCGATCGCGATCAGGCCGGTGCCGAGCGCCATCAGCATGATCGTCAGGTTCAGCGCGGCCTTGCGGCCCTTCCGGTCCGCATAGACGCCGAGCACGACGCTGCCGAGCGGCCGCGTGAAGAAACCGGCGGCAAACGTTGCGACGGACAGCAGCAGCGACGTGGTCGCGTCGCTCGACGGGAAGAACAGCTTGCCGATCAGCACCGCGAAGAAGCCGTACACGGTGAAATCGAAGAACTCCAGCCAGTTGCCGATCACGGCCGCCGCGATCGCGCCGCGTTTCGTGACGGCCGGCGCGGCGCGCGTACCGGTTTCGACGGCGTCCGCCGACACGGGGTGCAGTGCGAGATGGTCCTTCTGCATCGCTCGAATCTCCTGTCAATGCGGCCGGAAACGCCGGCCTGCCGTCGCCCGTCGCGACGGATCGTCACTGCGCCAGGTAACGTTCGACGAGGCGCGTCCAGTACGCCGCGCCAATCGGCAGGTTGCGGTCGTTGAAGTCGTACTTCGGGTTGTGCACCATGCAGCCGTCCTCGCCTTCGCCGTTGCCCAGCCGTACGAACGAGCCGGGCCGCTGCTGCAGCATGAACGCAAAATCCTCGCTGCCCATCAGCAGGTCGGCCTGCTCGACCACGTGCGCGTCGCCGACGAGTTCGCGCGCGACCTGCGCGGCAAAATCCGTTTCGGCATCCGTATTGACGACGACCGGATAGCCTTCGATGTATTCGACGTTCGCGGTTGCGCCGTAGCTCGCGGCTTGCGACTCGGCGAGCTCGACGATGCGGCGCTTGAGCAGCGCCCGGACTTCGGGGCTGAACGAGCGCACGCTGAGTTCGAGGCGTGCACCGTTCGGAATCACGTTGTTTGCGGTGCCCGCGTGCATCGAGCCGACCGTGACGACCGCCGGTTGCGACGGGTCGACGTTGCGCGCGACGATCGTCTGCAGCGCCATCACGATGCTTGCGGCAACCACCACCGGATCGACCGTCAGGTGTGGACGCGCCGCGTGGCCGCCCACGCCCTCGATCGAGATGACCGCCTTGTCGCCGGCCGACATGAACGGGCCGCGGCGCGTGAGGAATACACCGGGCGCCGCGCCCGGATGGTTGTGCATTCCGAACACCGCATCGCACGGAAAGCGTTCGAACAGGCCGTCGTCGATCATCTTCTTCGCACCGCTGTCGACGCCGTGCTCTTCCGCCGGCTGGAAATACAGATGCACGGTGCCGGAGAAGTTGCGCGTCCTGGCGAGGTGCTGCGCGGCGCCGAGCAGCATCGTCGTGTGTCCGTCGTGCCCGCACGCGTGCATCTTGCCGTGCGTGCCGCTCGCGTACGGCAGCCCGGTGGCCTCGACGATCGGCAGTGCGTCCATGTCCGCGCGGATGCCGATGCTGCGCTTGCCGTCGCCGACGCGCAGCGTGCCGACCACCCCCGTCTTGCCGACGCCGCGCGTGACCTGCCAGCCCCATTGCTCGAGTTTGTCCGCGACGAGCGCCGCGGTTTCGTGCTCCTCGTACGCGAGTTCCGGGTGATGGTGAATGTGATGGCGAATCTCGCGCAGCGCGCCGGCGGCGGGCATCAGATCGTCGATTTCGGTAAATCGGGCGGCGGTGGTCATCAAGCGGCTCCTGCTGGTCGGCGGTCAGCCGCACGCGGCGATTGCGTGCGGGAAAGCGAGCCACTATAGCTAGCCGATATCGGTTCAATAAGATGCGGAATTTTTCACCGCGATAAGATTTTTTAATCAGGGTTAATACGGGTGAAGCCGGCACCGGCCGCGGTCGTTCGCTCGACCGTCAACGCGGGGCTTGATTTTAGAGACGAACGGTCTATTATTTGCGAATGGACATTCGCACCACTCCGCCGCGCCGCCGCGGGCGGCCGCCCAAGCAGCACGAAGACCTCGTCGCCACCCGAGACATGCTGTTGCGCACCGGGCTGGAAGCGCTCACCGAAAAGGGCTTTTCGGCCACGGGGCTCGACGAGATCCTCGGCCGCGCCGGCGTGCCGAAGGGCTCGTTCTATCACTACTTCGACAGCAAGGAAGCGTTCGGCCTCGAACTGATCGATCGCTACGCCGAGTTCTTCGCGCGCAAGCTCGATCGCCATTTGAGCCGGACCGATGCGCCGCCGCTGGCACGCGTGCGCGCGTTCGTCGACGATGCGCGCGACGGCATGGCCCGTTACGAATACGCGCGCGGCTGCCTGATCGGCAATCTCGGCCAGGAAATGAGCGCGCTGCCCGAGAGTTTCCGTGCGCGGCTGCGTGCGACGTTCGACGACTGGCAGCGCCGGCTGGCCGACTGCCTCGTCGCCGCTCAACAGGCCGGCGAGCTGGCCGACGCGGCCGATCCCGCCGCTATCGCCGCGTTCTTCTGGATCGGCTGGGAAGGCGCCGTGCTGCGCGCGAAGCTCGAACGCAGCGACGCACCGCTCGCACTGTTCGCCGAGTTTTTCTTCAACGGACTACCGCGCCGCTGAATTTTTTTGCAATTGACTAGACGATCGGTCTAAAAAGGAGGACGCATGTTCCAGGGCATCGTGATCGACAAGGACGAAACCGGCCAGCACGCGCGGTTGCAGACGCTGGACGACACGCAACTGCCGCCGGGCAACGTGACGATCCGCGTCGGCTATTCGACGCTGAATTACAAGGACGGACTCGCGATCACGGGCAAGGGCCCGGTGGTGCGCAAGTTCCCGATGGTGCCGGGCATCGATCTCGTCGGCGAGGTCGAGCACAGCACGCATCCGGATTACCGCGCCGGCGATTGCGTCGTGCTCAACGGCTGGGGCGTCGGCGAGACGCACTGGGGCGGCCTCGCGCAAAAGGCGCGCGTCGACGGCGACTGGCTCGTGCCGCTGCCATCCGAGTTCTCGCCGCGCCAGGCGATGGCGATCGGCACGGCCGGCTATACCGCGATGCTGTGCGTGATGGCGCTCGAACGGCACGGCGTGCGCCCGGGCGACGGGGAGATCGTCGTGACCGGTGCGGCGGGCGGCGTCGGCAGCGTCGCCACGGCGATCCTCGCGCGGCTCGGCTATCGCGTCGTTGCCGTGACCGGCCGCCCCGCCGATGCCGACTACCTGCGGCAGCTCGGCGCGTCGGAAATCCTAGACCGGTCGCAATTCAGCACCCCCGGCAAGCCGCTCGGCAAGGAACGATGGGCGGGCGCCGTCGACGTCGCCGGCAGCCACGTGCTTGCGAACGTATGCGCGACGACGCGCTATCGCGGCGTGGTGACGGCCTGCGGCCTCGCTGCGGGCATGGACTTCCCTGCGACCGTCGCGCCGTTCATCCTGCGCGGCGTGACGCTCGTCGGCATCGATAGCGTGATGTGTCCGCGTGCCGAGCGACTCGAAGCATGGCGCCGCCTCGCGTCCGATCTGGACGTGGAGAAGCTCGGTACGATCGGCCACCAGGTCGGCCTCGGCGACGCGATTCCGCTCGCCGGCGAGTTGATCGGCGGGAAGGTGCGCGGCCGCATCGTCGTCGACGTCAACGCATGAGCCGGCAACGGCAATGCGTCGTTTGTTTATCGACGGGCGGCCCGCGCGTCGGAACCGCCCGCAACGCTTTATTCAGGAGACCCCATGACTGCCGCAGACAACGCCCCCGTCAGCCGCTTCCCGGTGCCGGCACTCGAAGAACTGCCCGACGACATTCGAGAACGGATCGCGGCCGTGCAGGAAAAATCGGGCTTCATCCCGAACGTGTTCCTCACGCTCGCGTATCGCCCGGACGAGTTTCGCGCGTTCATCGCGTATCACGACGCGCTGATGGACAAGCCCGGCAACCTCACGAAGGCCGAACGCGAAATGATCGTCGTGGCGACCAGCAGCGCGAACCAGTGCCAGTACTGCGTAATCGCACACGGCGCGATCCTGCGCATTCGCGCGAAGGATCCGCTGATCGCCGACCAGGTCGCGACCAACTACCGCAAGGCCGACATCACGGTGCGCCAGAAAGCGATGCTCGACTTCGCGATGAAGGTGTCGCAGTCCGCGCATCTGGTCGGCGAGGCAGACTTCGACACGCTGAAGTCGCATGGCTTCACCGAGGAAGACGTGTGGGACATCGCAGCGATCTCGGCATTCTTCGGGATGTCGAATCGCATCGCGAACGTGACGAACATGCGGCCGAACGCGGAGTTTTACACGCTGGGGCGATAACCGGGCATCGGCGGCGCCGGCCGCGCAAGCCGGGCGCGCGCATGCCGCCCGTCTCCGGCTTGCGCTCGCGCGCCGCGCCAGCGGCGACCGCCGCGCCGCTCACCGAACCCGCGACACCGCCGCTGCGTGTTCAACCGGCCTTCTTCAGCGCCTGCAGCCCGTCCGGCAGCTTCGCATCCGGGAACATCGTCGACAACGTCGTGTCCCGCCACCGCGCCGCCTCGTCCGCACGCTGCGTCTCCGCCTGCTCGCACACGAACAGCGCATCGCCGCCGAGCAGCAGCCGCATCGGCACGTCGTCGCGGCGCGACAACCCGACGATCAGCGCCGCGATCCGTACGGGATCGCCGACTTCGTTGCCGCCGTACGAGCCCAGCAGGTCGAGCATTTTCCCGACCGACGGCCGATAGTCGGGCAACAGCCCGTCGACTTCGCGCTTCGCTTGCGCGGCCCAGTCGGTCCGCATCCCGCCCGGCTCGAGCGTGCACACACGGACGCCGAACGGCGCGACCTCCTTCGACAGCACGTCGCTGAATCCGCCGACCGCCCATTTCGCGGCCTGATATGCGGACAGCCCCGGCGTGGACGTGCGCCCGCCGACCGACGATACCTGGAAGATGTGGCCCGCGCGCTGCGCGCGCATCGTCGGTAACACCGCGCGCGTGAGGTTGACCACGCCGAAGAAATTCGTTTCGATCTGAGCGCGGAAGTCGTCGCCACCCATTTGCTCGAACGGCGCCGTGTGACCGTAGCCGGCGTTGTTCACCAGCACGTCGATGCGGCCGAACGCGTCGCGAGCCGCCGTCACCGCGTGCGCGGCCGCTGCTTCGTCGGTCACGTCGAGCGCGACCGGGAGCACGCGCTCGCCGTACCGTTCCACCAGATCCGCAAGCCGCTCAGGATCGCGCGCGCCGGCCACCAGGCGGTCGCCCGCCGCCAGCACCGCTTCCGCGATCGAACGCCCCAGGCCGCGTGCGGCCCCCGTTACCAGCCAGACTTTCGACATATCCCGCTCCTCGACAAGGTTGAAACCAAAATGAATGATTACTCACTCATTAACATGACGCGATCAAACGGTCGTTCGACCGTGACTCGCCCATCCTGAAACCACGTCCCGCCCATTCCCGGCGGCAGCCCGGTGCGTGCAACGGCTGCCGATGCCGCGTTCAGGCCTGGCGCTCTTGCGCCCGTCGGCCCATCACCGCTTCGCTCACACCGCGTGCAACACAGCCCACAACGCGCGGAAACCCGCTTCCCGGTAACCTTCGGCCTGGGCCGGATCCCGGGCGATCGAGTCCATCGCCGTTTCCGCGATCGACGTGAACAGCGCCGCGCAGAACGCATGCGCATCATCGGCCTTCAGCCCGCGAGCCGCGGCGGCATGCTCGCGCAGCAGCGCACGGACCGCACCGAAACCTTCGGCTCCGGCCGCGCGGTGCGCGTCGTCGATGCGGCCGCTCACGCCCAGCTGTTGCAGCGCTCGCCGGCCGTCCGGATTCTCGATGCCCCACGTCACGTACCCATTCCACGCATGCCGCATCGCCTGCTCGGCCGGCGCGTGCTCCGGAAACCCGGTCATCATCGCGTCGCGCATGCCGGCCTTCAGGCTCAGGTACAACGCGTTCAGCAACACGTCCTTGGTCTCGAAATAGGTGAATACCGTGCCTTCGGCAACGCCGGCGAGCCGCGCGATCCGAGCCGTGGTCGCGCCCGCGCCGTCTTCCGCAAGCGCGCGCGCGGCCGCAGAAAGGATCGCTTCGTGCTTGTCGGGACTACGCGGTCGGGCCACGTCGACGCTCCTTTAATGAGTGATTGCTCAATCATAATCGGACTTTCGGCTGGAATGCAAGCGCCGTTACATCGGGGAACCCATCCGCAATTCGTCAAAACCGTGCACTATTAGCGTTTTCACGTACTGGCACGCCAACCCACCAGCGGCCGGCGCGTCGGCGTCCGTTCCACGCTCACCCGTTCCCAGACCGCGAATCACTCATGACGAACAAGCCCAACCAGACCGAAGCCGAGCAGCCCGTCGACATGATCATCTTCGGCGGCGGCGGCGACCTGGCCGCCCGCAAGCTGCTGCCCGCGCTGTACATGGCGCATCTGCACTGCAACCTGCCGCCGGACACGCGGATCATCGCGGTCGGCCGGCGCGACTGGGGCATCGACGGCTACCGCAAGTTCATGGACGAGCAGTCGCGCCCGTTCATCGACGAGAAGGCGTTCGACGCCGAAGCCTGGGCCCGCTTCCTCGACCTGTTCAAATACGTGCTGATCGACGTGAACGCGCCGCAGGACTACGCACGGCTCGCCGAAGCGGCGCGCGGCGACGCGATCCGCGTGTTCTACCTGTCGACGTCGCCGGAACTGTTCACGACGATCTGCGACAACCTGTCGGCAGCGCATCTCGTCGATGCGCGCTCGCGCGTCGTCCTCGAAAAGCCGCTCGGCCACGATCTCGCGTCGGCGAAAGCGATCAACGATGCGGTCGGCAAGCATTTTGAGGAATCGCAGATCTACCGGATCGACCATTACCTCGGCAAGGAAACCGTACAGAACCTGATGGTGCTGCGCTTCGGCAACCCGATCTTCGGGCCGCTGTGGCAGGCGCCGAGCATCCGCAGCGTGCAGATCACGGTCGCGGAGACGGTCGGCGTCGGCAGCCGCGCGGGCTTCTACGACCACACCGGCGCGCTGCGCGACATGGTGCAGAACCACCTGCTGCAACTGCTGTGTATCGTCGCGATGGAGCCGCCGGTGTCGCTCGACCCGGACGCGGTGCGCGACGAAAAGCTGAAGGTGCTGCGCTCGCTGCGGCCGATGGCGCTGTCGGATGTCGCGCGCGACACGGTGCGCGGCCAGTACACGGCGGGCGCGGTGGACGGCCAGCCGGTCAAGGGTTATCTCGAAGAAGACAACGTGCCGGCGGACAGCCACGCGGAGACGTTCGTCGCGCTGCGTGCGTACGTCAACAACTGGCGCTGGGCGAACGTGCCGTTCTTCCTGCGCACCGGCAAGCGGCTGCAACGCCGCCAGTCGGAGATCGTGATCGAGTTCGCGGACATGCCGTTCTCGATCATCCCGAGCGGCCCGCGCCACTACAGCAACCGCCTCGTGATCCAGCTGCAGCCGGAAGAATCGATCCAGCTGCAAATGCTCGCGAAGGAACCGGGCAGCGGGATGAAGATGGTGCCGGTGAGCCTGAACCTCGATTTGCAGCAGGCGATTCCGGAGCGACGCGCGGAAGCGTACGAGCGGCTGCTGATCGACGTGATCCGCGGTCGCCTTACGCACTTCATGCGGCGCGACGAGCTCGAAGCCGCCTGGTCGTGGGTCGAGCCGATCCTCGACGGCTGGAAACAGCTCGGCGACCGCCCTCGCCTCTACACGGCCGGCACGTTCGGGCCCGCCGCATCGTCGGCGCTGCTCGCGCGCGACAACATGTCGTGGGCCGAAGAGGCGTAACGGATCGCGCAACCGGCGCAAGGGCACGAGAAGCGCTTCATGTGAACGCATGCGGGCGGCGCGAGCGCCGTCGGCATGCGCGCACAGCAGGGTGAGCGGCGCACGCGTGCGCCGCCGTCAAATCCGGCGCAGGCAAATCATGCAAATCCGGCGCGCCGCGACGTGCGGGAACGGCGCCGGGCCCCACCACACGGCGTCCGCTACGCGTGCCCCAGCCACGCGGCCTTGCGCCGCGCCGGCGCATCGCCACCAGTTCCGCCACCCAGCGCCTCGATCATGTAATCGACGAACGACGCAATCCGCGACGAAATTGCGGTGTTCCGGTAATACACCGCGTTGATCGGCTGCTCGACGTCGAGCGTCTGCCGCGCGAGCACCTGCACGAGCCTGCCGGTGTCGCGATCCTGCGCGGTCATGAAATCCGACAGGCACACGATGCCCGCGCCTTCGAGCGCGAGCTGCCGCAGCGTCTCGCCGCTCGACGACCAGATGCCGGGCTCGATGCGGCAAGGCTCGCCGTCCGTGCCAAGGATCGGCCACAGGTTCAGCGACTCGGGCTGCGTGAAGCCGAGCAGCGTGTGTTTCGCGAGATCCTCCACCTTGCGCGGCTGGCCGTGCGCATCGAGATACGCGGGGCTTGCGAGGATACGCAGCCTGCTGTTGCCGATCCGCCGGCTGTGCAGCGTCGAATCCTTGAGCCGCCCGATCCGGATCGCGACGTCGGTGCGCCGCTCCAGCAAGTCGATGATTCCCTCGTTGCTGTTCAGTTCCAGGTCGACCTTCGGAAAGCGTTCGCGGTAGCCGCGCACGAGCGGCACGATCACGTGCAGCATGAACGGCGTCGCGGCGTCGACGCGCAGCCGCCCCGACGGCATCTCGCGCCGCGCGAGCATCTGCTCCTCGGCATTCTCGACCGACTCGATGATCGCGCGCGCATCCTGCAGGAATGCGCGCCCCTCTTCGGTCAGTTCGAGCCGGCGCGTGGTCCGGCGCAGCAGCGTGGTCTTCAGCTTTTCCTCGAGCCGCGCGAGCGTGCGGCTCGCGGCCGACACGGTCAGGTCGAGCTGCTGCGCGGCAGCAGTGATCGAACCGGTATCGACCACGGCGGCAAAGGCCTGGAGTTCGTCGAGCGTGATTTTCATTATTGATCTGAAATCAAAACAATTTGGTTTATAGACCAGTTTTTCCGCAAAAGTAAAGGCGGCACACTGCGATCCATCCTTACTGGAACCCTGGATCCCATCATGCCTCTCGCCCTGCTTGCGCTGACCATCAGCGCGTTTGCCATCGGCACGACCGAGTTCGTGATCGTCGGGCTGATTCCGACGATCGGCGCCGACCTCGGCGTCAGCCTGCCGTCGGCCGGCCTGCTCGTCAGTCTCTACGCACTGAGCGTCGCGATCGGCGCGCCGCTCCTCACCGCGCTCACCGGCCGCGTGCCGCGCAAAACGCTGCTTGCCGCGCTGATGGCACTGTTCACCGTCGGCAACCTCGTCGCGTGGCAGGCGCCGAGCTATGAATCGCTGATTGTCGCGCGCGTGCTCACCGGCCTCGCGCACGGCGTGTTCTTCTCGGTCGGCTCGATCATCGCGACGACGCTCGTGACGAAGGACAAGGCTGCGAGCGCGATCGCGACGATGTTCAGCGGCATGACCGTCGCGTTCGTCGCCGGCATTCCGCTCGGCACCTTCATCGGCCAGCACTTCGGCTGGCGTGCGACGTTCCTGATCGTCGCGCTGTTCGGCCTCGTCGCGTTCGTCGGCGCGGTCGCGTTCGTGCCGCGCGGTCTGCCGCAAACGCCGCCGGCGCCGCTCGCCCGCCAGTTCCGCGTGCTCGCGCAACCGCGCCTGCTGCTCGTCTATGCGATGACGGCGGTCGGCTACGGCGGCTCGCTGATCGCGTTCACGTACATGGCGCCGCTGCTCGAACAGATCGCCGGCTTCACGCCGTCGCAGGTCAGCCTCGTGCTCGTCGGCTATGGCGTGTCGGTCGCCTTCGGCAACGTGTGGGGCGGCAAGCTCGCCGACCGCGTCGGACCGGTCAAGGCGCTCAAGCGAATTTTCGTGTTGCTGGCGATCGTGCTGCTCGCGCTGACCTTCACGGTGCAGGTGAAGTGGCTCGCGGTGGTGACGATGCTCGCCTGGGGCGCCGTTGCGTTCGGCAACGTGCCGGGGCTGCAGGTGTACGTCGTCAAGCAGGCGCGCCACTTCGCGCCCGACGCCACCGACGTCGCATCGGGCTTCAACATCGCCGCGTTCAACCTCGGCGTCGCGGGCGGCTCGTCGCTCGGCGGCCTGATCGTCGCGAACGTCGGTCTCGGCCATACGCCGTGGATCGCTGCCGTCGTCACGCTCGGCGCATTCGCGCTGACCGCACTCAGCGGCCGCCTCGATCGCGGTCAGGGCCTGCCGGAACGCACGGCCGAACCCGTCGAACTCGCCCATTGAACGTCATCTTCTGGCAGGAGCCACACACCATGACTGCACCGACCCAACGTCCACCTTTTGCCGGCAAGACCTTCGAAGTCCGCTACGACGGCCTCACCGCGCTCAACGCGTATGACGAAGACGGCCGCCACATGCGCTACGAGATCACCGAAGGCCCGTACGCGGGTGCGAAAGGCGAAGTCGCATACACGTGGCAGCCCGTCGCCGGCGAC includes the following:
- a CDS encoding LysR family transcriptional regulator, with translation MKITLDELQAFAAVVDTGSITAAAQQLDLTVSAASRTLARLEEKLKTTLLRRTTRRLELTEEGRAFLQDARAIIESVENAEEQMLARREMPSGRLRVDAATPFMLHVIVPLVRGYRERFPKVDLELNSNEGIIDLLERRTDVAIRIGRLKDSTLHSRRIGNSRLRILASPAYLDAHGQPRKVEDLAKHTLLGFTQPESLNLWPILGTDGEPCRIEPGIWSSSGETLRQLALEGAGIVCLSDFMTAQDRDTGRLVQVLARQTLDVEQPINAVYYRNTAISSRIASFVDYMIEALGGGTGGDAPARRKAAWLGHA
- a CDS encoding MFS transporter is translated as MPLALLALTISAFAIGTTEFVIVGLIPTIGADLGVSLPSAGLLVSLYALSVAIGAPLLTALTGRVPRKTLLAALMALFTVGNLVAWQAPSYESLIVARVLTGLAHGVFFSVGSIIATTLVTKDKAASAIATMFSGMTVAFVAGIPLGTFIGQHFGWRATFLIVALFGLVAFVGAVAFVPRGLPQTPPAPLARQFRVLAQPRLLLVYAMTAVGYGGSLIAFTYMAPLLEQIAGFTPSQVSLVLVGYGVSVAFGNVWGGKLADRVGPVKALKRIFVLLAIVLLALTFTVQVKWLAVVTMLAWGAVAFGNVPGLQVYVVKQARHFAPDATDVASGFNIAAFNLGVAGGSSLGGLIVANVGLGHTPWIAAVVTLGAFALTALSGRLDRGQGLPERTAEPVELAH
- a CDS encoding MoaF-related domain-containing protein, which translates into the protein MTAPTQRPPFAGKTFEVRYDGLTALNAYDEDGRHMRYEITEGPYAGAKGEVAYTWQPVAGDTYAISWQEADRATVVHIDDFAAGTSRSFFTAASLDFHRLEGSLRAV